The following are encoded in a window of Sphaerisporangium siamense genomic DNA:
- a CDS encoding sensor histidine kinase produces the protein MEGVSEIVTSLAALAGFVVGAIAMMAVRPRDRARADVVENSDSTLPQGVASVLAVLPSSAVVLDRDDRVLRASSAARAFGLVKGDHLMAAELLALARQVRRDGEIRESEFEVAGHKFGLEATTFAVRVAPLGTHGQVLVLAEDQTERRRVEAVRRDFVANVSHELKTPVGALSLLAETIQDAAEDPVAVTRFAGRMQHEAARLTYLVQDLITLSRIQGGEPIPTPGCVPVDEVVHEAIDRCNTKAAAKEIVLVAGGTEGLRVWGDDELLVTALRNLIDNAVAYSPESTRVVVSARPAGDVVEVSVSDQGIGIPESSLERIFERFFRVDAARSRATGGTGLGLAIVKHVAVAHGGEVSVWSKEGSGSTFTLRLPAFGGTAIAVPSTTSTPLEAAK, from the coding sequence CTGGAGGGCGTGAGTGAGATCGTGACGAGCCTGGCCGCTCTGGCGGGGTTTGTTGTCGGGGCGATCGCGATGATGGCGGTGCGTCCGCGCGACCGTGCGCGGGCCGACGTCGTCGAGAACTCCGACAGCACCCTGCCCCAGGGCGTGGCCTCCGTGCTCGCCGTGCTGCCGTCCTCGGCGGTGGTCCTCGACCGTGACGACCGTGTGCTGCGCGCGAGCTCGGCCGCCCGCGCGTTCGGGCTGGTCAAAGGAGATCACCTCATGGCCGCCGAGCTGCTGGCGCTGGCGCGCCAGGTGCGCAGGGACGGCGAGATCCGTGAGAGCGAGTTCGAGGTCGCCGGGCACAAGTTCGGCCTGGAGGCCACCACCTTCGCCGTCCGCGTCGCCCCCCTCGGCACCCACGGGCAGGTGCTCGTCCTCGCCGAGGACCAGACCGAGCGCCGCCGCGTCGAGGCCGTGCGCCGCGACTTCGTCGCCAACGTCAGCCACGAGCTCAAGACGCCCGTCGGGGCGCTGAGCCTGCTGGCCGAGACCATCCAGGACGCCGCGGAGGACCCCGTCGCCGTCACCCGGTTCGCCGGGCGCATGCAGCACGAGGCCGCCCGCCTCACCTACCTCGTCCAGGACCTGATCACCCTGTCCCGCATCCAGGGCGGCGAGCCCATCCCGACCCCGGGCTGCGTGCCGGTCGACGAGGTCGTCCACGAGGCCATCGACCGCTGCAACACCAAGGCCGCCGCCAAGGAGATCGTCCTCGTCGCGGGCGGCACCGAGGGGCTGCGCGTCTGGGGCGACGACGAACTGCTGGTCACCGCGCTGCGCAACCTGATCGACAACGCCGTCGCCTACAGCCCCGAGAGCACCCGCGTGGTCGTCAGCGCCAGGCCCGCCGGGGACGTCGTCGAGGTCAGCGTCAGCGACCAGGGCATCGGCATCCCGGAGAGCTCGCTGGAGCGGATCTTCGAGCGGTTCTTCCGCGTCGACGCCGCGCGCTCGCGCGCCACCGGCGGCACCGGCCTCGGCCTAGCCATCGTCAAGCACGTCGCCGTCGCCCACGGCGGCGAGGTGTCGGTCTGGAGCAAGGAAGGCTCCGGCTCCACCTTCACCCTCCGTCTGCCGGCTTTCGGCGGCACGGCGATCGCCGTGCCCAGCACCACATCAACCCCTCTGGAGGCCGCGAAGTGA
- the phoU gene encoding phosphate signaling complex protein PhoU codes for MRDAFHEELNALNDRLLQMTNLVRSAISRATTALLDADLQLAESVISHDAEVNRLYAEIETSIFELMATQQPVAVDLRTAITALRMGGDLERMGDLAEHVAKIARMRHPDSAIPAEVRDTILEMGQIAERLVTKTGSCIATRDIELAKELDEDDDAMDRLHRRLFRVLLAKDWRHGIEPAIDITLVGRYYERYADHAVRVARDVVYLVTGSREDDDAAS; via the coding sequence ATGCGCGATGCCTTCCACGAAGAACTCAACGCTCTGAACGACCGGTTGCTGCAGATGACCAACCTGGTACGCTCCGCCATCTCCCGGGCGACCACCGCCCTGCTGGACGCCGACCTGCAGCTCGCCGAGAGCGTGATCTCCCACGACGCCGAGGTCAACCGGCTGTACGCGGAGATCGAGACCTCCATCTTCGAGCTGATGGCCACGCAGCAGCCCGTCGCCGTGGACCTGCGCACGGCGATCACCGCCCTGCGGATGGGCGGCGACCTGGAGCGCATGGGCGACCTCGCCGAACATGTGGCGAAGATCGCCCGGATGCGCCACCCGGACTCGGCGATCCCCGCCGAGGTGCGGGACACGATTCTGGAGATGGGGCAGATCGCCGAACGCCTGGTCACCAAGACCGGGAGCTGCATCGCGACGCGCGACATCGAGCTGGCCAAGGAGCTCGACGAGGACGACGACGCCATGGACCGGCTGCACCGCCGGCTGTTCCGCGTGCTGCTGGCCAAGGACTGGCGGCACGGCATCGAGCCGGCCATCGACATCACGCTCGTCGGCCGCTACTACGAGCGGTACGCCGACCACGCCGTCCGGGTCGCCCGGGACGTGGTCTACCTGGTCACCGGCAGCCGCGAGGACGACGACGCGGCGTCGTGA
- a CDS encoding phosphoglyceromutase has translation MATLVLLRHGESEWNAKGLFTGWVDVALSPTGEEEARRGGRLLVEAGLRPDVVHTSVLTRAIQTANHALGAAGLSWLPVSRSWRLNERHYGALQGKNKAQTREEFGDEQFTLWRRSYDVPPPPLADDDEFSQVGDARYAQLPPELLPRTECLKDVVGRMLPYWYDAIVPELAAGRTPLVVAHGNSLRALVKHLDGVGDEEIAKLNIPTGIPLRYELDAEFKPVKAGGEYLDPAAAEAAIQAVANQGR, from the coding sequence ATGGCTACTTTGGTGCTATTGCGGCACGGCGAGAGCGAGTGGAACGCGAAGGGCCTGTTCACCGGATGGGTCGACGTCGCCCTCTCGCCCACAGGCGAGGAGGAGGCCCGGCGCGGCGGCAGGCTCCTGGTGGAGGCCGGTCTGCGTCCCGACGTGGTGCACACCTCCGTCCTGACCCGCGCCATCCAGACCGCCAACCACGCCCTGGGCGCGGCCGGGCTGTCGTGGCTCCCCGTCTCCCGGTCCTGGCGGCTCAACGAGCGCCACTACGGCGCGCTCCAGGGCAAGAACAAGGCGCAGACCCGCGAGGAGTTCGGCGACGAGCAGTTCACGCTGTGGCGCCGCTCCTACGACGTGCCGCCCCCGCCCCTGGCGGACGACGACGAGTTCTCGCAGGTCGGCGACGCCAGGTACGCCCAGCTTCCGCCCGAGCTCCTGCCGCGCACCGAATGCCTGAAGGACGTCGTCGGCCGCATGCTGCCGTACTGGTACGACGCCATCGTCCCCGAGCTCGCCGCCGGCCGCACCCCCCTGGTGGTGGCGCACGGCAACTCGCTGCGCGCCCTGGTCAAGCACCTGGACGGCGTCGGCGACGAAGAGATCGCCAAGCTCAACATCCCCACCGGCATCCCCCTGCGCTACGAGCTCGACGCCGAGTTCAAGCCGGTCAAGGCCGGAGGCGAGTACCTCGACCCGGCGGCCGCGGAGGCCGCCATCCAGGCCGTCGCCAACCAGGGCCGCTAG
- a CDS encoding YbjN domain-containing protein produces MDHEAVVESALKAAEVAYERPKPGAFLVKLPGHHKLATMTWLTVSAQALHVEAFFCRRPDENHVEFYRWLLTKNGSMYGVHFALDAVGDVHLVGRLPLEAVSVAEIDRVLGCVLTYADEWFDRALELGFASSIRREWEWRVKRGESLANLRAFEHVVGRSDG; encoded by the coding sequence ATGGATCACGAGGCCGTCGTCGAGTCCGCCCTGAAGGCGGCGGAGGTCGCCTACGAACGCCCGAAGCCCGGGGCGTTCCTGGTGAAGCTGCCCGGGCACCACAAGCTCGCCACGATGACCTGGCTCACCGTCTCGGCGCAGGCCCTGCACGTCGAGGCGTTCTTCTGCCGCAGGCCCGACGAGAACCACGTCGAGTTCTACCGCTGGCTGCTGACCAAGAACGGGTCGATGTACGGCGTCCACTTCGCCCTGGACGCCGTCGGCGACGTCCACCTCGTCGGGCGCCTGCCCCTGGAGGCCGTCTCGGTGGCCGAGATCGACCGCGTGCTCGGCTGCGTCCTCACCTACGCCGACGAGTGGTTCGACCGCGCGCTGGAGCTGGGGTTCGCCTCCTCCATCCGCCGCGAGTGGGAATGGCGCGTGAAGCGGGGCGAGTCGCTGGCCAACCTGCGCGCCTTCGAGCACGTCGTCGGCAGATCGGACGGCTGA
- the mshA gene encoding D-inositol-3-phosphate glycosyltransferase yields the protein MPGSPVARRISRIATISMHTSPLDQPGTGDAGGMNVYVVEVAKRLADLGVEVEIFTRQTARDLPPAVELTPGVTVRHVTAGPYEELDKGDLPGQLCDFLTGVLRTEAMHEPGHYDLIHSHYWLSGQVGWLAKERWGVPLVHTMHTMAKVKNVLLAKGDRPEPAARVAGEEHVVEVADRLVANTDAEARELIDLYGAPAGRVAVVNPGVNLEVFQPASKGAARHRLGLPQGAHVMLFVGRIQPLKAPDVLLRAAARMLRDDPSLRSRLVIACVGGPSGNGLDQPSYLTDLAAELGISDVVRLAPPAPQHELADWYRAADVTVVPSYNESFGLVALESQACGTPVAAARVGGLRTAVKHGVSGLLIDGHEPHAWAAALRRFVDRPLWRDTMAANASAHAARFGWPATAARLMEVYTAALARHHSLLTTART from the coding sequence GTGCCGGGATCGCCGGTCGCACGCCGGATCAGCCGGATCGCGACGATCAGTATGCACACGTCCCCGCTGGACCAGCCGGGCACCGGCGACGCCGGGGGCATGAACGTGTACGTCGTCGAGGTCGCCAAACGGCTGGCCGACCTGGGCGTCGAGGTCGAGATCTTCACCCGGCAGACCGCCAGGGACCTCCCGCCCGCCGTCGAGCTGACCCCGGGCGTGACCGTGCGCCACGTCACCGCCGGGCCGTACGAAGAACTCGACAAGGGCGACCTGCCCGGCCAGCTCTGCGACTTCCTCACCGGCGTGCTGCGCACCGAGGCCATGCACGAGCCGGGGCACTACGACCTGATCCACTCCCACTACTGGCTGTCCGGCCAGGTCGGCTGGCTGGCCAAGGAACGCTGGGGCGTCCCCCTCGTCCACACCATGCACACCATGGCCAAGGTCAAGAACGTCCTGCTGGCCAAGGGCGACCGCCCCGAGCCCGCCGCCCGCGTCGCCGGCGAGGAGCACGTCGTCGAGGTCGCCGACCGCCTGGTCGCCAACACCGACGCCGAGGCCCGCGAGCTGATCGACCTCTACGGCGCGCCCGCCGGGCGGGTGGCCGTGGTGAACCCCGGGGTCAACCTGGAGGTGTTCCAGCCCGCGTCCAAGGGCGCCGCCCGCCACCGCCTCGGCCTCCCGCAGGGCGCCCACGTCATGCTCTTCGTCGGCCGCATCCAGCCCCTCAAGGCCCCCGACGTCCTGCTCAGGGCCGCCGCCCGCATGCTGCGCGACGACCCCTCGCTGCGCTCCCGCCTGGTCATCGCCTGCGTCGGCGGGCCGAGCGGCAACGGGCTCGACCAGCCCTCCTACCTCACCGACCTCGCCGCCGAACTCGGCATCTCCGACGTCGTACGGCTCGCGCCGCCCGCGCCCCAGCACGAACTGGCCGACTGGTACCGCGCCGCCGACGTCACCGTCGTCCCCTCCTACAACGAGTCGTTCGGCCTCGTCGCCCTGGAGTCACAGGCCTGCGGCACCCCGGTGGCCGCCGCCAGGGTCGGCGGCCTGCGCACCGCCGTCAAGCACGGCGTGTCCGGCCTGCTCATCGACGGGCACGAGCCGCACGCCTGGGCCGCCGCGCTGCGCCGCTTCGTCGACCGTCCCCTCTGGCGCGACACCATGGCCGCGAACGCCAGCGCGCACGCCGCCCGCTTCGGGTGGCCGGCCACCGCCGCCCGCCTGATGGAGGTCTACACCGCCGCCCTCGCCCGGCACCACTCCCTGCTGACCACCGCGCGGACCTGA
- a CDS encoding SDR family NAD(P)-dependent oxidoreductase: protein MSKTAVVTGASSGIGEATARRLAAEGFQVVAAARRRDRLELLAAEVPNIRPVTLDVTSDESVAELAASLERCDVLINNAGGAVGLESVAEGLVDDWQRMYEVNVLGSLRMTRALLPKLVESGDGVLLMLTSVAGLVSYEGGGGYCAAKHAQTSMAETLRLELVGQPVRVVEVAPGMVRTEEFSLTRFRGDATAADKVYEGVPDPLTADDVADAIAWCVTRPAHVNVDRLVIRPRAQAAQHKVHRVS from the coding sequence ATGAGCAAGACAGCGGTGGTGACGGGCGCGAGCAGCGGCATCGGCGAGGCCACGGCGCGCAGGCTCGCGGCGGAGGGTTTCCAGGTCGTGGCCGCCGCCAGGCGCAGGGACCGCCTGGAACTCCTGGCGGCGGAGGTGCCGAACATCCGCCCGGTCACGCTGGACGTCACCTCCGACGAGTCGGTGGCGGAGCTGGCGGCGTCGCTGGAGCGCTGCGACGTGCTGATCAACAACGCGGGCGGCGCGGTCGGGCTGGAGTCCGTGGCCGAGGGCCTGGTGGACGACTGGCAGCGCATGTACGAGGTGAACGTGCTGGGCTCGCTGCGCATGACCCGGGCGCTGCTTCCCAAGCTGGTCGAGTCGGGAGACGGGGTGCTGCTGATGCTGACCTCGGTGGCGGGCCTGGTGTCGTACGAGGGGGGCGGCGGCTACTGCGCGGCCAAGCACGCGCAGACCTCCATGGCCGAGACGCTGCGCCTGGAGCTCGTCGGGCAGCCGGTACGGGTCGTCGAGGTGGCGCCCGGCATGGTGCGCACCGAGGAGTTCTCGCTGACCCGCTTCCGCGGCGACGCCACCGCCGCCGACAAGGTGTACGAGGGCGTGCCCGACCCGCTGACGGCCGACGACGTGGCCGACGCGATCGCCTGGTGCGTCACCCGGCCCGCGCACGTCAACGTCGACCGCCTGGTGATCCGCCCGCGCGCCCAGGCCGCGCAGCACAAGGTGCACCGGGTGTCGTGA
- a CDS encoding class I SAM-dependent methyltransferase yields the protein MIAEGTRGRRRPVGEITRGTTGHNRLRRSDRWVTAVYGPLLRSAPRPLVVDLGYGASPVTTSEMFARLRRVRPDVEVVGVEIDPIRVAVARAHEREGLSFVLGGFELPVARPPLIVRAFNVLRQYGEAQAWQAWDLLRDRLAPGGVIVEGTCSEIGHRAAWVALDARGPRTLTLSTRLTGFTRPSDLAERLPKTLIHRNVPGERVHAFLRDFDHAWDVAAPYGAYGQRSRWIAAVERLTADWPVATAPPLGGRARWRLGELTIPWDALAPER from the coding sequence GTGATCGCTGAAGGGACGCGGGGCCGCCGGCGCCCCGTGGGCGAGATCACCCGCGGCACGACGGGGCACAACCGGCTGCGCAGGTCCGACCGGTGGGTCACGGCCGTGTACGGCCCGCTGCTGCGGTCGGCCCCGCGTCCCCTGGTCGTGGACCTCGGGTACGGCGCCTCGCCGGTGACGACGTCGGAGATGTTCGCCCGGCTGCGCCGCGTGCGGCCCGACGTCGAGGTGGTGGGCGTCGAGATCGACCCGATCCGCGTCGCGGTGGCCAGGGCGCACGAGCGGGAGGGGCTGTCGTTCGTCCTCGGCGGCTTCGAGCTGCCCGTCGCGCGGCCGCCGCTGATCGTGCGGGCCTTCAACGTGCTCAGGCAGTACGGCGAGGCGCAGGCGTGGCAGGCGTGGGACCTGCTGCGCGACCGCCTCGCCCCCGGCGGGGTGATCGTCGAGGGCACGTGCTCGGAGATCGGCCACCGGGCCGCCTGGGTGGCGCTGGACGCCCGCGGGCCGCGCACGCTCACCCTGTCCACGCGCCTGACCGGCTTCACGCGCCCCTCCGACCTCGCCGAGCGGCTCCCGAAGACGCTGATCCACCGCAACGTGCCCGGCGAGCGCGTGCACGCCTTCCTCCGCGACTTCGACCACGCCTGGGACGTGGCCGCGCCGTACGGCGCCTACGGTCAGCGCTCCCGGTGGATCGCCGCGGTGGAACGGCTGACGGCCGACTGGCCGGTCGCCACGGCTCCCCCGCTGGGCGGCCGGGCACGCTGGCGGCTCGGCGAACTGACGATCCCGTGGGACGCTCTGGCGCCGGAGCGGTGA
- a CDS encoding O-acetyl-ADP-ribose deacetylase has translation MEITLIQGDITEQAVDAVVNAANSSLMGGGGVDGAIHRRGGPAILEECRALRASRYADGLPTGQAVATTAGRLPARWVVHTVGPVYARSEDRSPLLASCHVESLKVADTLGAATVAFPAISTGVYGWPMDDAARIALTTVRQASTSVTEVRFVLYDAEAYAAFTRARDALG, from the coding sequence ATGGAGATCACGCTGATTCAGGGGGACATCACCGAGCAGGCGGTGGACGCCGTCGTCAACGCGGCCAACTCGTCGCTGATGGGCGGCGGGGGCGTGGACGGCGCCATCCACCGGCGCGGCGGCCCCGCGATCCTGGAGGAGTGCCGCGCGCTGCGGGCCTCCCGGTACGCCGACGGGCTGCCCACCGGGCAGGCGGTCGCGACCACGGCCGGGCGGCTGCCCGCGCGCTGGGTCGTCCACACCGTCGGCCCGGTGTACGCCCGGTCGGAGGACCGCTCGCCCCTGCTCGCCTCCTGCCACGTCGAGTCCCTGAAGGTCGCCGACACGCTCGGCGCCGCGACCGTCGCCTTCCCCGCGATCTCGACCGGCGTCTACGGCTGGCCCATGGACGACGCGGCCCGCATCGCCCTCACCACCGTCCGCCAGGCGTCCACCAGCGTGACCGAGGTACGTTTCGTCCTGTACGACGCCGAAGCGTACGCCGCGTTCACGCGGGCACGCGACGCCCTCGGCTGA
- a CDS encoding TetR-like C-terminal domain-containing protein, giving the protein MTAGSRPRSKRGSGEELREALLATTAALLDAGQDVESLSVRTVTSATGVSPTALYLHFADLTELVRTLKVRIMRELSARLRAAAEPHPGDVRARLRAMARAYLRFAEEHPGHYAAVFHVGPPRTGAAPPDEVIRAGFEAFQPLQDAVAEALRERSGRETTPEQAFEVTCGLWFGLHGRAHLGAAMPWLTLPAEDAYVDRLVRGEVG; this is encoded by the coding sequence ATGACCGCTGGTAGCCGTCCCCGCAGCAAGAGGGGCTCGGGTGAGGAACTGCGCGAGGCCCTGCTCGCGACGACGGCCGCGCTGCTCGACGCCGGCCAGGACGTCGAGAGCCTGTCGGTGCGCACGGTGACCTCCGCGACCGGCGTCAGCCCGACCGCCCTGTACCTGCACTTCGCCGACCTGACCGAGCTCGTGCGCACGCTGAAGGTCCGCATCATGCGCGAGCTGAGCGCCCGGCTGCGCGCCGCGGCCGAGCCGCACCCCGGCGACGTGCGCGCCCGCCTGCGCGCCATGGCCCGCGCCTACCTGCGCTTCGCCGAGGAGCATCCCGGCCACTACGCGGCCGTCTTCCACGTCGGCCCGCCGCGCACGGGGGCGGCCCCGCCCGACGAGGTGATCCGTGCCGGGTTCGAGGCCTTCCAGCCGTTGCAGGACGCCGTCGCCGAGGCCCTGCGCGAACGTTCCGGCCGCGAGACCACCCCGGAGCAGGCGTTCGAGGTGACCTGCGGGCTCTGGTTCGGCCTCCACGGGCGCGCCCACCTCGGCGCCGCGATGCCGTGGCTCACGCTGCCCGCCGAGGACGCCTACGTGGACCGGCTCGTCCGCGGGGAAGTGGGGTGA
- a CDS encoding substrate-binding domain-containing protein, translating into MITQQRRMGRTLGAAACAVAAITLTAPAAQASASSSSASSRADLVVGVGSDTTEVLFDKLARHHNRGPAARGRVVNHWATGTPTITPKPGCAPIPRPNGSSPGIAALATRGTAADGSPCLDFARSVAPRSPGAPADAVFYPVARDGLSWASNESGNAPASLTVQQVADILECDAVRWDQVGGTSRETIDVYLPERGPGLVGLLRHLVGVERVGDCVGVTQQDDGTTPEVKDNPNALVFYSIGKYIGQTVHHRADVHGDLRLGLVGGVAPTVRDPATGRVEINLGQVPGVAGLPESLRITEWVAVRKDADGTVPPKLARLFSGPGSWLCASPVARRDIRDHGFLPMPDGACGVPS; encoded by the coding sequence ATGATCACACAGCAGCGGCGCATGGGCCGCACCCTCGGCGCGGCGGCCTGTGCCGTGGCCGCGATCACCCTGACGGCCCCGGCGGCGCAGGCGTCCGCGTCCAGCTCGTCCGCCTCGTCCCGCGCCGACCTGGTCGTCGGCGTCGGCAGCGACACCACCGAGGTCCTGTTCGACAAGCTGGCCCGGCACCACAACCGCGGCCCCGCCGCACGGGGCCGCGTCGTGAACCACTGGGCCACCGGCACACCGACCATCACCCCCAAGCCCGGATGCGCGCCGATCCCCCGCCCGAACGGCTCCTCCCCCGGCATCGCGGCGCTCGCCACGCGCGGCACCGCCGCCGACGGCAGCCCCTGCCTGGACTTCGCCCGCTCCGTGGCCCCGCGCTCCCCCGGCGCCCCGGCCGACGCGGTCTTCTACCCGGTCGCGCGGGACGGCCTGTCCTGGGCGTCGAACGAGAGCGGCAACGCGCCGGCCTCGCTGACCGTCCAGCAGGTCGCCGACATCCTGGAGTGCGACGCCGTGCGCTGGGACCAGGTCGGCGGCACCTCGCGGGAGACCATCGACGTCTACCTGCCCGAACGCGGGCCGGGCCTGGTCGGGCTGCTGCGTCACCTCGTCGGCGTCGAGCGCGTCGGGGACTGCGTCGGCGTCACCCAGCAGGACGACGGCACCACTCCCGAGGTGAAGGACAACCCGAACGCCCTGGTCTTCTACTCGATCGGCAAGTACATCGGCCAGACCGTCCACCACCGCGCGGACGTCCACGGGGACCTGCGGCTCGGCCTGGTCGGCGGGGTCGCGCCCACCGTGCGCGACCCGGCCACCGGGCGCGTGGAGATCAACCTCGGCCAGGTGCCCGGCGTGGCGGGCCTGCCGGAGTCGCTGCGGATCACCGAGTGGGTCGCGGTACGCAAGGACGCCGACGGCACGGTGCCGCCCAAGCTCGCCCGCCTGTTCTCCGGGCCGGGCTCGTGGCTGTGCGCGAGCCCGGTCGCGCGGCGCGACATCCGCGACCACGGCTTCCTGCCCATGCCCGACGGCGCGTGCGGCGTGCCGTCGTGA
- a CDS encoding SDR family oxidoreductase gives MTATVLVTGGTGYLAGWCVRELLDQGYEVRATVRDLARAGEVLALAEDRSRLSVVRADLGSDEGWERAADGCAYVLHVASPFPRAAPKDPDALVRPARDGTLRVLRAAAGAGVTRVVLTSSSSTVGHGRPARGGVLDETDWADPARSRAYVRSKILAERAAWEFVAERGARGSLVTLAPSTMIGPVIGPHLSYSVLAVSRLLDGAMPGLPRLGFSLVDVRDVAALHVRAMTEPAAAGGRFIADAGFRWMTQIAEVLRARLGPAAARVPSRRLPDFAVRLAALFDPELRQVIDELGVRTDYATTAARTALGWAPRPLDDTIAECAESLLTRRVAA, from the coding sequence GTGACCGCCACGGTGCTGGTGACCGGCGGGACGGGCTACCTCGCCGGCTGGTGCGTCCGCGAGCTGCTGGACCAGGGGTACGAGGTCAGGGCGACCGTCCGCGACCTCGCCCGCGCCGGCGAGGTGCTCGCCCTGGCGGAGGACCGGTCGCGGCTGAGCGTCGTGCGGGCCGACCTCGGCTCCGACGAGGGCTGGGAGCGCGCCGCCGACGGCTGCGCCTATGTGCTGCACGTGGCCTCCCCCTTCCCGCGCGCCGCGCCGAAGGACCCCGACGCGCTGGTGCGGCCGGCGCGCGACGGGACGCTGCGGGTGCTGCGGGCCGCGGCCGGCGCCGGGGTCACGCGCGTCGTGCTGACCTCCTCAAGCTCGACCGTCGGGCACGGACGGCCGGCGCGCGGCGGGGTGCTGGACGAGACGGACTGGGCCGATCCCGCCCGGAGCCGCGCCTACGTGCGGTCCAAGATCCTCGCCGAGCGCGCGGCCTGGGAGTTCGTCGCCGAGCGGGGCGCGCGCGGCTCGCTGGTCACGCTCGCGCCGAGCACGATGATCGGCCCGGTGATCGGCCCGCACCTGTCGTACTCGGTGCTCGCGGTGTCGCGGCTGCTCGACGGGGCCATGCCCGGCCTGCCGCGGCTCGGCTTCTCGCTGGTCGACGTGCGCGACGTGGCGGCGCTGCACGTCCGCGCCATGACCGAGCCCGCGGCGGCGGGCGGCCGGTTCATCGCCGACGCCGGGTTCCGGTGGATGACCCAGATCGCCGAGGTGCTGCGCGCCCGCCTCGGCCCGGCCGCCGCGCGCGTGCCGTCCCGGCGGCTGCCGGACTTCGCCGTGCGGCTGGCCGCGCTGTTCGATCCCGAACTGCGGCAGGTGATCGACGAGCTCGGCGTGCGCACCGACTACGCGACCACGGCCGCCCGCACGGCGCTCGGCTGGGCCCCCCGCCCGCTCGACGACACCATCGCCGAGTGCGCCGAGAGCCTGCTGACGCGGCGGGTCGCGGCGTGA
- a CDS encoding BlaI/MecI/CopY family transcriptional regulator has product MKGLGELERSIMDILWAHEGPLTAREVGRLIADRDLAPTTVMTVLDRLTRKGFLNRTRDGRAWRYAPAASRDAYVAELMLEALDMTGDRSAALTRFAQTVSGSEAEILRKALTELEEE; this is encoded by the coding sequence GTGAAGGGTCTCGGCGAGCTTGAACGCAGCATCATGGATATCCTCTGGGCCCACGAGGGCCCCCTCACCGCCAGGGAGGTCGGCCGCCTCATCGCCGATCGGGATCTCGCCCCGACCACGGTGATGACCGTTCTCGACCGATTGACCCGAAAAGGTTTTCTGAACCGCACCCGCGACGGCCGGGCATGGCGCTACGCTCCGGCGGCGAGCCGTGACGCGTACGTCGCGGAGCTTATGCTGGAAGCACTCGACATGACCGGGGACCGTTCGGCGGCGCTCACGCGCTTCGCCCAGACGGTCTCGGGCTCCGAGGCCGAAATCCTGCGCAAAGCACTCACGGAGCTGGAAGAAGAGTGA
- a CDS encoding M56 family metallopeptidase: MIMAAVLTVLAVACAFGAWRLTSARWPWRAPRSAILLWQSLGVTWGLATVGAMLAYALEPYGEGVVYGLHAFADSAISFGMGLGLIQPYDLPRVTALVAGLTLLAVLVAILLGAGAQTLRARRRHRALLSLIARDDPGVPGVRVVDHPGAAAYCLPGLRSEVVVSAGTLSLLHPDELRAVLAHETAHVRERHDLVLLPFVALRWALPWLRVVRDAHSSVALLVEMAADDRARRYCSPRRLATALLRFGTADAVPAPNGALGAAGEQVMARVNRLIKPRAELPRRFRYSLVTFSVLLSASAPLLWIYPG, from the coding sequence GTGATCATGGCCGCCGTCCTGACCGTGCTCGCCGTCGCGTGCGCGTTCGGAGCCTGGCGACTCACCTCCGCGCGCTGGCCCTGGCGGGCCCCGCGCTCGGCCATCCTGCTCTGGCAGTCCCTCGGCGTCACCTGGGGCCTCGCCACCGTCGGCGCGATGCTCGCCTACGCGCTCGAACCCTACGGCGAGGGCGTCGTGTACGGCCTGCACGCCTTCGCCGACTCGGCCATCTCCTTCGGCATGGGCCTCGGCCTGATCCAGCCCTACGACCTGCCCCGCGTCACCGCCCTCGTGGCCGGGCTCACGCTGCTCGCCGTGCTCGTGGCCATCCTGCTCGGGGCCGGGGCGCAGACGCTGCGCGCCCGGCGGCGCCACCGCGCCCTGCTGTCCCTGATCGCCCGCGACGACCCGGGCGTGCCGGGCGTGCGCGTGGTCGACCACCCCGGCGCGGCGGCGTACTGCCTGCCGGGCCTGCGCTCGGAGGTCGTGGTCAGCGCCGGCACGCTCTCCCTGCTCCACCCGGACGAGCTGCGGGCGGTGCTCGCCCACGAGACCGCCCACGTGCGCGAACGGCACGATCTGGTGCTGCTGCCGTTCGTCGCGCTGCGGTGGGCGCTTCCCTGGCTGCGCGTGGTGCGCGACGCGCACTCCTCGGTCGCCCTGCTGGTCGAGATGGCCGCCGACGACCGGGCGCGCCGCTACTGCTCGCCGCGCCGCCTGGCGACCGCGCTGCTGCGGTTCGGCACGGCGGACGCGGTCCCCGCGCCGAACGGCGCGCTCGGCGCGGCGGGCGAGCAGGTCATGGCCCGGGTGAACCGCCTGATCAAGCCGCGCGCCGAGCTGCCGCGGCGCTTCCGCTACAGCCTGGTCACCTTCTCCGTGCTGCTGTCCGCCTCGGCGCCGCTCCTGTGGATCTACCCCGGCTGA